The window CCATCTCGAATAAATATCTCGCGCGCTTCAACCAAATTAACTTGTTCATAATTGGTTAGCTGTTTAGCGATGATAATTAGCCCAAATAAGCTAATCTGCGCGTAGGCTTTTACCCGTCCAGTCTTCTTCGACCAATGCGGCTCAAAGTAATGATACTTTAATAAGTTACCAGCCGCTGAGATAATCCACTCCGGCTCAATCTTGGCAACCGTACGCATAAAGACTTGTGAGGTCTCTACCATCTCAAACGCCATCACCCACGGTGGTATTTGCTTAAATACGGTACTGGCTGGGAATATTTTAGCCTTTTGCTGGCGTGCGGCTAAATACTCACCACGATTTTCAGTTTTATGGGCGATAATAGACAACAATCCGGTCAATAATGCGCGATGTAAATTGGCATATTTAACCGCTTTTAGTTCCTCATCATCAATGCCTGTTGGATCACTATTAATATCAAGCTCATCAAGGTTGTTTTTAGAGCCATTTTTAGCACCGTTTTTAGTACTAACTTTTGAACTGCTGACATCTTTAAGCTTAAGCTCGGTAACCATTTGTACCAGTTGACGATGGGTTTGATGCCATTCACGCACTCGTGGAAAACTTAAATAGTTCTTTTTGGCAAATTGCCTACGCTGATTGCCGGATAATTTATTGCCATCCTCATCTTTTTCAAACAGCGTTTTCCAAAGACTCAAATAGAATAAGAAGTCAGAGTCATCTTGACGGAATACCGCGTGCTTTTGATCTGCTTGCGTACGCTTATTGGCAGGACGCTCACGTGGGTCTTGAACCGCAAGCGCTGCGACCACAATCAGCATTTCACGAATACAGTCAAAGTCACTACCGGCAACCAGCATGCGTGCCAGCCTGGGGTCTATTGGCATTCGTGCCATTTTTTGTCCGGTAGACGTAAGACGCAGATGATCCAAACCTTTGCGTTTTGGCCTATTGTTTGTCTGACTGATTGTCTCTTCATTTTTGGCTGTAATCGCGCCCAATTCATCAAGTAATTTATGCCCATCAGTAACCAAACGACTATCAGGCGGCTCAATAAAATCAAAGTCATCAACACTGCCTAAGCGCAGATTGGCCATCTGTAAAATTACTGACGCCAAATTGGTTCGTAAAATCTCCGGCTCAGTAAACTCAGGACGGCCACTAAAGTCCTCTTCGCTATACAAGCGAATACAAACCCCAGGCGCAATACGACCACAGCGGCCTTTACGCTGATTGGCTGCGGCTTGGGCAATAGCCTCAATGGGTAAGCGCTGTACACGTGAGCGATAAGAATAGCGTGAAATCCGCGCAAAACCCAAATCAATGATATAACGAATACCAGGTACTGTTAGCGCGGTTTCAGCAACGTTGGTAGCGATGACAATACGTCGACCTCTACCTGACGGCTGGAAGATGCGTTGCTGCTCTTCATAGGTCTGCCGCGCAAATAATGGCAGCACTTCGGTATGCTTGGGTCCATGACGCTCAAGAACTTCTTGGAGCTCACGAATTTCAGCTTCGGTGGCGGCAAATATCAAGATATCAGCCTGATCAGCATGACCTTTGCTTTGCGCGTCGCTAAAGCATTCGTCTACTGCTGCAACCACAGCACGGGGCAGATTCTCTTCAAAATCATCGTAACTGTCATCATCTGAGCTGGTCACCGGCTCATCGGTGAGCGGACGATAACGTACCTCGACCGGAAAGTTGCGGCCTTCTACATTAAAAATAGGCGCAGGTATTCGACGCTTTAGCTTATTGTCGTAGCGGCTAAAGTACTCACTAAAACGCTGGGTATCTAGGGTCGCTGAGGTAATAATGACTTTTAAGTCCGGGCGCCTAGGCAGTAGCTGCTTGAGATAACCCATGATAAAGTCAATATTTAAGCTGCGCTCATGCGCCTCATCGATAATGATAGTATCGTATTTACTCAAAAATCGATCGTGGCCCAACTCAGCAAGTAAGATACCGTCGGTCATCAGTTTAATCACTGATTGTGCCGTGCCTTGCTCGTTAAAGCGAATCTTAAAGCTGACCGTACCTCCTAACTGTTCACCCAACTCTTCAGCGATGCGGTTTGCCACACTTCGCGCCGCCAGCCTACGCGGCTGAGTATGTCCAATCTGCCCTCTTATGCCGCGACCTGCCATCATTGCTAATTTTGGTAGCTGAGTAGTCTTACCAGAGCCCGTCTCACCCGCCACGATAATCACTTGATTATCAATGATCGCTTGCACCAAATCTTCGGCACGTTGGCTTACTGGTAAATCAAGATTTAGCCTTGCAGGTAAATTTTCTGGAATGCTATCGATACGCGCTTGTACCACTTGCTGTGAGCGGGTTTTTAATTTTTCAAACTGTGTACGCTTTTTTTCTAAATCCTCGCTATTTTTAGCGTCGTGTTTGGCATCTGTATTAGACTTTTTATTAGACGACGAATTTCTAGACGAAAAACCACGCTTCAACTCATGTTCAAGTTTGCCTAAATAGAATTCATCTTTAGCAAGTACCGGTAGATTGCCTAAGATTTGAGGCTGAGCAGTTGTTTCATCCCCAGTTTGATTTTTAGTGTCCATTTTACTATTTAGACTGTTATCGTTCATATTTTCGGTGTTCTTTGAAGTATTAGTCATATTTGCTTAGGCTATTTTTTTATATGAAGAGTGGTTAGATTATGGGGATAATTTGGCTGCGATTCAAGATGAAATCCGATTTCAGAATTGATAGCGTTGCTATTTTAATATGATTAATAATATCAATAAAACGAACCTATCAGCGTTCATATGGCCTACTGTATCAAACTTATTAAATACTATTCACTTACTGGCTCTTCAGCCAAGAACTGTTTGACTACCGCCACTGTCGCAATGGGATATTCTTCATGTGGCACGTGTCCTAAACCATCAAATATCCTAAGCTGACTGTTACTGATATCTCGATGAAAAAGAGCCGCGTTTTCGACAGGAATTAAGTCATCCGGTGCACCCCATAAGATCAAGGTTGGTATGGCCAACTGCTTGATTTGCTCTGGATTGGCCGCGCTATCAGTCTCTTGCAAGCGCCGACTAAGTGCTTGGCGATTGCCTTGGCGCAATGTCAAATCATAGTAGCGATCAACCAAAGCCTCATCGACTTTGCTATCATCTACATAAACGCTCAGGACGCTATTTTTAACGATATTTCGGGGCAATACACAATTTAAGATGGGCGTTAACATAGGATATTTTGCGAGCTTAAAACCAATGGGTACGCTTTTTGGCGTGGCCGGATAGCCAACTGAGTCGATCAATATCAGTTTTTCCACATACTCAGGATATAAGACGGCTGTACGCCAAGCAATTTTGCCCCCTAGTGAGTTGCCTGCCAAAATGACTCGATCTAAACGCAACGTATCTAGCAGCTCTACAACAAAAGCGGCGTAGTCAGCGCTAGTGTACTTTGTCGTCTTATCAGCGTATGGCCCGGTCAAACCGAACCCTGGCAGATCCATACTCACCACACAATACTCATCGCTGAGCTGTGTCGTCCAACCCTCCCATGTGTGCACGCTTGCTGAAGTACCGTGCAATAAAACCATAACTTCCGGTAGCGTTGTGCCGGATTTAACCGCATTATCGATCATCGCTCTACTTCGGTAAACCTCACATTGTGCTGACTGCACCACGTGAACTTGCATGCCTTGCACGTCTATAAATTCACTATTAGGCAGCTGCCACTGTTTTAACTCAGCAACACTGCGATCAGGTGCCCAAAAAAATGCTAGTGTAGCGGCTAATATGGCAAATATACTTATGCAGATATAGAAAGCAATTTTTACTAGACGCGGCATCATTTTAATTAATTCCATTTGATTAATTTGCATCGCTAAATATTATTGATACAGCAGTCATAACAACGCTTATAATAGCAGCAAAAAAATGAACAGCCCCAAACGTTATTAACTGACAAATACAAGACCATCAAACCTCTATAAAAAAACCCGATATCCGGCTATAGCGCAGACATCGGGTTCTTGCATTAATTGTTGCAATACTAAATTAAACATCAATTAGAGTAAGAAGAAATACGCCCACAGACCAACGATAAACGTAGCAATGATATTGAGAATAACCCCAACACGTATCATCTCTGACTGTTTGATGAGACCCGTACCAAAGACAATCGCATTTGGCGGGGTGGCAACCGGTAGCATAAAGGCACACGAGGCACCAATACCAATAATCATGACTAATACGGCAGGCGGCAGACCCATTTGCTCAGCAATAGCCGCAAATACGGGTACTAACAGAGCAGCAGAAGCGGTATTAGAGGCAAACTCCGTTAAGAAGATAATGAATGCCGCTACTGAAAGCACCACTAAGATAAGCGGTGCAGATGACAGCCCATTGGCGACCGCTTGACCAAGAACCAAAGAGGCCCCTGAGACTTTTAGAACTGTTGATAGCGCAATACCACCACCGAACAACATGAGTACGCCCCAGTCGGTGTTGTCAGAGACTTGTTTCCATGATACCAAACCTAAGCTGACCACTGCTGATGCTGCTAACAATGCGACAATGGAATCAACATCATCGACATTAAGCGCGGCACCGATTTGTTTAGAGAGTATCCAGCTCAACGCGGTTATAATAAATACGATAATCGTCAGTACACGGGGTTTATTCCATGCAATAGGCTCATCTTCGTTGAGCGTGACCTGACGATTGAGATTGGGTTTAAGGAAAAGATACATTGCCCCCAATAATAGTGGCAACAGCACCAACATCATGGGAATACCAAACTTCATCCAATCAACAAAAGCAATATCAAGCGCTTTGGCAGCAATCGCATTAGGCGGTGAACCAACAATCGTACCCAAACCCCCAAGATTAGCAGAATAGGCGATACCTAATAGCACAAACACGAAAGTGCCACGGTCTTTTTCACGGTCAACCTGCGTTAAAATACCCAACGCCAATGGCAACATCATCGCCGCAGTGGCCGTATTCGATATCCACATCGATAAAAATGCAGTCACCCCAAATATCAAAAATACTGCGGTTCCAAGATTGCCACCTGACATTGATAAAATCTTGAGCGCAATTTTTCTATCCAATTTCTGCACATGCAACGCTGCCGCTAACGCAAAACCACCAAAGAACAAATAAATAATCGGGTTGGCAAAACTTTGTAAACCGATTTCGGCATCGAAGTCTGGTATACCAATAAGTGCCCCTATTACGACGACCAATATCGCGGTAATAGTCACATGCACCGCTTCAGTCAACCACAACACGCCAATAAAGAACAGCAGGGTGAGGCCTTTATTGGCACTGATATCGTACGGTAGGACGTTGTAAATAATCATACTGATAATCGCAGCTATTGCCACTACTATTAGCCCTTTACCAGTACCCTTTGGGAAGGTATCGGTAAATAAATATTCGTTGCCATCATCAGGAAGATGGCTGTCTAATTTCTGCTCTGACATAAAATGTCCTTATTGTGTCCAAAGACAGTGATAAAAATTATAGGGGGTAAAGATAAATTTTAGCCATTAGCAATAGCTCTATAACGGCCCTACCAAAATACGCTGTCATCATAACAGGAATATTCTCCACCCGAATACTTTTTACAGTGTTCTAAAAAAACCTTATTAGCAATATGGCTTTATCGTTCCCTGACTGTGATAACTCACCTTAAGCCGTCAAATTAGGTTGATGTGTCGTTACATACCGTCACTAAATAATCGCACATCATCCCTGTACAACTAGTGACCAATATCACATACTCAATGGGTTAACCTAAAAGTGTCAGTCAACTGACACTTTTAGAATTTAATATTTTAGCGCAGAAGTCCCCTACCTCTAAGGTAGTGGGCTGAATGCGTCTTGACAAAATCTCGCTTAGTTGCTAAATTCTACTTAAGGAACAGCATTTCAGACCTTTAGAGCAATCTAATAACATCATCGTTAGTCTGTCACCGAATTGCTTGAAAACAGCAATAATGTGAACCCTCGGTGCGAGGGGGATAGCTCGGTAAACTTGCCTAACCGCTATTGCAGAACATCGCAAATAAGTATGGGTATTACCCAAGAAACCCCTACCTCTTAGGTAGTGGGTAGTTCATTTAATAGTATGATCATTGAAGAATTAATAAAAAAAATTGGGAGTACCTCATGGACAATCGTGATAAGCCTGACTCAACCACCAAAATGGCACCAAAGGATATCAATCAAGATGGCCTTGCTAAAGAAGACCAACAGCGTACCGATGACTCGGCGCTCGATATGATGCAAGGTCTCCATGAACATGAAGATCATAAAGAAGACGAAAAGTAGTCTATCTAATTAAGTTAGCCTGCGTGACAAGGCTATAACACGAAGCTATAAATTATAAGAAAAGCGCTTATTACTCTGATGACCGCCTTTTTTTTCTACGTTGGCGTTTTTCGGGTAGCCGCTCGGATGCATGGTTATAAAAAAATGCTGCCGCAAGTACAATCGTAATGGGCACAAATAACGCGCCATAACCCACTCTGGCATTTGACTTCCTCACCGCCCTAAACGACGGTGATTCCTACTGCTAGACGCTCAAGCCCGAGCGCGAGAATGTTTTTTGCCGCATTAACGTCGCGTTGATGAGTGACACCGCACTCGCAAAGCCATTCTCTTATTCTCAAATCTGTCCTACCTTTCGGACTGTTTTGGCGTGAGCCGCAGCACGAACAGGTTTGGGTGGTGTAGCTTTCATTCACTTCTAAGTATTGGCAACCTGCGTTCTCGCATTTGTAAGTCAGTTGCCGTTTTACTTCAAACCAACTTGCGTCATAGACGGATTTGGCTAGTTTGGTTGAGGTGAATGATTTTGATTGAAGCTTACCAACGATGATTACGTTATTATCTTTGACGAGTTTACTGGTAAAAGCATGGATCAGGTGTTGGCGGGTGTTTTTGATCTTGGCATGAATGGCCTTGACCCTCTTTTTATTCTTAGCGCGTTGAGCGATGCCTAGTTTTGATGCGTATTTATGGGTTAATTTGGTTACTAAGGTATCACCGTCGCTTGTCGTCGCTGAATCCTTGCATCCTAAGTCGATGCCAGTTTCACCATAACCACACTCAATATTTGAATGCTCTTTAACCGTCACACACGCATACCAAAGACCACGACTGTCTTGTACTAATTCACAAGTATTGATGGTGTAGAGGGCTAAATTGTAGCTATC of the Psychrobacter sp. LV10R520-6 genome contains:
- the hrpA gene encoding ATP-dependent RNA helicase HrpA; this translates as MDTKNQTGDETTAQPQILGNLPVLAKDEFYLGKLEHELKRGFSSRNSSSNKKSNTDAKHDAKNSEDLEKKRTQFEKLKTRSQQVVQARIDSIPENLPARLNLDLPVSQRAEDLVQAIIDNQVIIVAGETGSGKTTQLPKLAMMAGRGIRGQIGHTQPRRLAARSVANRIAEELGEQLGGTVSFKIRFNEQGTAQSVIKLMTDGILLAELGHDRFLSKYDTIIIDEAHERSLNIDFIMGYLKQLLPRRPDLKVIITSATLDTQRFSEYFSRYDNKLKRRIPAPIFNVEGRNFPVEVRYRPLTDEPVTSSDDDSYDDFEENLPRAVVAAVDECFSDAQSKGHADQADILIFAATEAEIRELQEVLERHGPKHTEVLPLFARQTYEEQQRIFQPSGRGRRIVIATNVAETALTVPGIRYIIDLGFARISRYSYRSRVQRLPIEAIAQAAANQRKGRCGRIAPGVCIRLYSEEDFSGRPEFTEPEILRTNLASVILQMANLRLGSVDDFDFIEPPDSRLVTDGHKLLDELGAITAKNEETISQTNNRPKRKGLDHLRLTSTGQKMARMPIDPRLARMLVAGSDFDCIREMLIVVAALAVQDPRERPANKRTQADQKHAVFRQDDSDFLFYLSLWKTLFEKDEDGNKLSGNQRRQFAKKNYLSFPRVREWHQTHRQLVQMVTELKLKDVSSSKVSTKNGAKNGSKNNLDELDINSDPTGIDDEELKAVKYANLHRALLTGLLSIIAHKTENRGEYLAARQQKAKIFPASTVFKQIPPWVMAFEMVETSQVFMRTVAKIEPEWIISAAGNLLKYHYFEPHWSKKTGRVKAYAQISLFGLIIIAKQLTNYEQVNLVEAREIFIRDGLVTGNFGRQAPFLQHNMDKIAHVERIEDKLRRRDLLVDEETLYQFYDQKIPEHIASRKAFEDWRAEVEKTDNKHLFFSDDDILNSQAPTTGDFPEVWQLGDLKLPLRYIFDPSSDEDGVTIRVPLAALPQLDAIELLWGVPGWRFELVLQLLKSLPKDIRRQIVPIPDTADSLFDELQPAQSQGLLKQLCQALNRRGIMSVTPDNFNPSTIDRYLQPQICVVDDKNRIIEKGRDLQTLQVRHASETSQAVTEQQGVHSSFPEHFKFSKNHHSAGVVMKQFAALVTDEAGEAVSIHQYTDVTAALQAHRIGVLTLMKGQLGAKKKQLTSQIDKIFKLAFAPLGDMEKLKTIVIDAALDAALEEHYILFDHSEDLPESAGDIAVGLSEELPFTLEEYQQTSEVVVSNFLLTGQTVIKTLKNVYTRWQRIRQGLLMLDREIFGESIDDMEDQLEDLHLANFVYRMDYSHWQQYPRYLEALEIRLERLEHNIEADLDGVYALDLHMERLSGRANAESISEYRWLVEEYRIQLFAQPMKTRMAVSPKRLSKMWDKVS
- a CDS encoding alpha/beta fold hydrolase, giving the protein MMPRLVKIAFYICISIFAILAATLAFFWAPDRSVAELKQWQLPNSEFIDVQGMQVHVVQSAQCEVYRSRAMIDNAVKSGTTLPEVMVLLHGTSASVHTWEGWTTQLSDEYCVVSMDLPGFGLTGPYADKTTKYTSADYAAFVVELLDTLRLDRVILAGNSLGGKIAWRTAVLYPEYVEKLILIDSVGYPATPKSVPIGFKLAKYPMLTPILNCVLPRNIVKNSVLSVYVDDSKVDEALVDRYYDLTLRQGNRQALSRRLQETDSAANPEQIKQLAIPTLILWGAPDDLIPVENAALFHRDISNSQLRIFDGLGHVPHEEYPIATVAVVKQFLAEEPVSE
- a CDS encoding SLC13 family permease encodes the protein MSEQKLDSHLPDDGNEYLFTDTFPKGTGKGLIVVAIAAIISMIIYNVLPYDISANKGLTLLFFIGVLWLTEAVHVTITAILVVVIGALIGIPDFDAEIGLQSFANPIIYLFFGGFALAAALHVQKLDRKIALKILSMSGGNLGTAVFLIFGVTAFLSMWISNTATAAMMLPLALGILTQVDREKDRGTFVFVLLGIAYSANLGGLGTIVGSPPNAIAAKALDIAFVDWMKFGIPMMLVLLPLLLGAMYLFLKPNLNRQVTLNEDEPIAWNKPRVLTIIVFIITALSWILSKQIGAALNVDDVDSIVALLAASAVVSLGLVSWKQVSDNTDWGVLMLFGGGIALSTVLKVSGASLVLGQAVANGLSSAPLILVVLSVAAFIIFLTEFASNTASAALLVPVFAAIAEQMGLPPAVLVMIIGIGASCAFMLPVATPPNAIVFGTGLIKQSEMIRVGVILNIIATFIVGLWAYFFLL
- a CDS encoding RNA-guided endonuclease InsQ/TnpB family protein, which encodes MKTLKLRIKDKHANQLNKLSGAVNFVWNYVNDLSFKHLQRTGHFFSAYDIAAYTKGSGEFLNLHSQTLQAITETHAKSRKQFKKAKLNWRTNNPKAKRKSLGWIPFKKSAIKYLGVKKAGKKSLKSTIQFSLAKGRNLTIDVWDSYNLALYTINTCELVQDSRGLWYACVTVKEHSNIECGYGETGIDLGCKDSATTSDGDTLVTKLTHKYASKLGIAQRAKNKKRVKAIHAKIKNTRQHLIHAFTSKLVKDNNVIIVGKLQSKSFTSTKLAKSVYDASWFEVKRQLTYKCENAGCQYLEVNESYTTQTCSCCGSRQNSPKGRTDLRIREWLCECGVTHQRDVNAAKNILALGLERLAVGITVV